A single Dechloromonas denitrificans DNA region contains:
- a CDS encoding glutathione peroxidase produces MFGNLKSWLAIAGVLSFGTLPLAAAAADCPPLLNYSFPGLLDGQPQSLCQYSGKVILVVNTASYCGFTSQYDGLEKLYARLKGQGLVVLGFPSNDFGEQEPGSSKEIADFCRLTYGVEFPMLGKTVVRGKAANPFYMRLAEITDSRPKWNFHKYLINRDATQVVAFGSMTKPDDKDLLKKIDEFLK; encoded by the coding sequence ATGTTCGGAAACCTCAAATCTTGGCTAGCCATTGCCGGTGTGCTGTCATTCGGCACGCTGCCGCTTGCTGCGGCTGCCGCCGACTGTCCACCTCTGCTCAATTACAGTTTTCCCGGGCTGCTCGATGGCCAGCCGCAGTCGTTGTGCCAGTACAGCGGCAAGGTCATCCTGGTGGTCAATACCGCCAGTTACTGCGGTTTTACCTCGCAGTACGACGGCCTGGAAAAGCTCTATGCCCGCCTCAAGGGGCAGGGGCTGGTGGTGCTCGGCTTTCCGTCCAACGATTTTGGCGAGCAGGAACCGGGGAGCAGCAAGGAGATCGCCGATTTCTGCCGGCTGACCTACGGCGTCGAGTTTCCGATGCTCGGCAAGACGGTGGTCCGCGGCAAGGCGGCCAATCCTTTCTATATGCGGCTGGCCGAGATCACCGACAGCCGGCCCAAATGGAACTTCCACAAATACCTGATCAACCGCGATGCGACGCAGGTGGTGGCGTTCGGCAGCATGACCAAGCCGGACGACAAGGATCTGCTGAAGAAAATCGATGAGTTCCTCAAGTAA